The proteins below are encoded in one region of Polynucleobacter sp. AP-Nino-20-G2:
- a CDS encoding LPS-assembly protein LptD, giving the protein MSHYRRRAGLCAPLILAVTLRVIMGVALSQFALPVSAQAPAPLPPISDPNKSQNTVLIPDRGEVTVLKLDDQLRVGKPIEDGKALTFTSSDSIEGTVDREMRLKGRAQIRRNGAVIKADEIQYDPDTDVADLIGNTEFSKGNATFRGPKARFKVDAREGEMDAPNYELRDNRASGNAKKLTIETSDVFVFDKATYTTCTPENLDWYFTASTLEIDNEQKEMVGTHGVMRFFDVPIAYVPYFTAPTSNQRRSGILAPVAGYNSNNGIDITQPYYVNIAPNRDLLLIPRVMAQRGVQLGAKYQFLDKQYAGTLGGDYLPYDRKTGTDRWRYDWQQRQNFSGDLLGLGGIPIAGAWTGYANVARVSDNLYPTDFSQSIAGAVTSQFRQEVGTTKNLTGSLSNWNVSAKAVTFQTLQPDPTAIVQSPYNILPNINASYSNRLTPTVSDATGKYLTLPSGPITTFSTDYTRFSYNVNGNLAAAPAGYLYSQADRTVIKGAMALPQVTPGYYITPKVSFQANNYAASAYTPGAPPAQGFAIPTFSLDSGLAFERDAAELKGFFGRDMLLTMEPRAFYVYTPYQNQALTPLFDTTDAGFGVTQIFSENTFVGNDRIADNNKLTGGLTSRMIEASTGAERANVTIAQRQDFTGQRVGLNGNIVNPTTYSDTLGSASVRLLGNFSADMFGQYNTQLNKFVQTTVGGSWRPTPGRSLNFGYRNVWTPPTQALGPTPATLAQTTTDQYNISGQWPLTREISVLGRWGYDALTTKTLNSLVALEWMRDCWTFRGAYSQVLNTSQITTTQVLFQIEFRGFGSAGSNPVDIMKLNVPGYMPTSKPIPPSIYENYQ; this is encoded by the coding sequence ATGAGTCATTATCGCCGTCGCGCCGGCCTTTGCGCCCCTCTTATTTTAGCTGTCACCCTGCGCGTCATCATGGGGGTTGCATTGTCGCAATTTGCCCTTCCAGTGAGCGCGCAAGCACCCGCTCCTTTGCCCCCAATTAGTGATCCCAATAAGTCCCAAAATACCGTTTTAATTCCAGATCGTGGTGAGGTTACTGTTCTCAAGTTAGATGACCAGTTACGCGTTGGTAAACCAATTGAAGATGGCAAGGCGTTGACGTTTACATCGAGCGATTCGATCGAGGGAACTGTTGATCGTGAAATGCGTCTCAAAGGACGAGCTCAAATCCGTCGCAATGGCGCAGTGATAAAAGCGGACGAAATTCAGTACGATCCCGATACCGATGTGGCAGATTTAATTGGTAATACAGAATTTTCAAAAGGGAATGCAACATTCAGGGGGCCCAAGGCGCGTTTCAAAGTAGACGCACGCGAAGGTGAAATGGATGCCCCCAATTATGAGTTGCGCGATAACCGCGCGAGTGGCAATGCAAAAAAATTAACCATCGAAACATCAGATGTTTTTGTATTTGATAAAGCAACTTATACAACCTGCACTCCAGAAAATTTAGATTGGTATTTCACAGCCAGTACGCTTGAGATTGATAACGAGCAAAAAGAAATGGTGGGCACGCATGGAGTGATGCGTTTCTTCGATGTGCCTATCGCTTATGTGCCGTATTTCACGGCGCCAACATCAAACCAAAGGCGTTCTGGAATATTGGCGCCAGTGGCGGGGTATAACTCCAATAACGGTATTGATATTACTCAGCCGTATTACGTCAACATCGCCCCTAATCGAGACTTGTTATTAATACCTCGGGTGATGGCTCAGCGCGGTGTGCAGTTGGGTGCTAAGTATCAATTCTTGGATAAGCAATACGCAGGAACGTTGGGCGGTGATTACCTGCCTTACGATCGTAAAACGGGCACCGATCGCTGGCGCTATGACTGGCAGCAGAGACAAAACTTTAGTGGTGACTTATTAGGTTTGGGTGGCATTCCTATTGCGGGCGCTTGGACGGGCTATGCCAACGTGGCGCGCGTTTCAGATAATTTGTACCCAACGGACTTCTCACAAAGTATTGCTGGCGCAGTAACCAGTCAGTTCCGCCAAGAGGTGGGAACGACCAAGAATTTGACTGGTAGCTTGAGTAATTGGAATGTGTCAGCCAAGGCGGTTACCTTCCAGACCTTGCAGCCGGATCCAACCGCCATCGTTCAGTCTCCATACAACATCCTGCCAAACATTAATGCGAGTTATAGCAATCGCCTTACACCGACGGTTTCAGATGCCACCGGTAAGTACTTAACGCTACCTTCTGGACCGATTACTACTTTCTCTACCGACTACACACGGTTTTCTTATAACGTGAACGGTAACTTGGCAGCGGCCCCAGCCGGCTACCTATATAGCCAGGCTGACCGAACTGTGATTAAGGGTGCAATGGCCTTGCCTCAAGTCACCCCTGGTTACTACATCACCCCTAAGGTGAGCTTTCAGGCGAATAACTATGCTGCTAGTGCATATACGCCAGGCGCCCCTCCAGCCCAGGGGTTTGCTATTCCAACATTTAGCTTGGATTCAGGTTTGGCGTTCGAAAGAGATGCTGCTGAGTTGAAGGGTTTCTTTGGGCGCGATATGTTGTTAACTATGGAGCCTAGGGCGTTCTATGTGTATACGCCTTATCAAAACCAAGCATTGACACCGCTATTCGATACAACCGATGCGGGCTTTGGCGTAACGCAAATTTTTAGTGAGAATACCTTTGTTGGTAATGACCGTATTGCGGATAACAATAAATTGACCGGTGGTCTTACAAGCCGAATGATTGAGGCTAGCACTGGCGCAGAGCGGGCAAACGTCACGATTGCACAACGCCAAGACTTTACTGGCCAGCGCGTAGGCCTAAACGGGAATATTGTGAATCCAACCACTTATTCTGATACCTTAGGCTCGGCATCCGTTCGACTACTTGGTAACTTTAGTGCTGATATGTTCGGGCAGTACAACACCCAATTAAATAAGTTTGTTCAAACTACCGTGGGTGGTAGCTGGCGCCCAACCCCGGGGAGAAGTTTGAACTTTGGTTATCGAAATGTTTGGACGCCTCCAACGCAGGCGCTTGGACCAACCCCAGCTACATTGGCCCAGACCACTACCGATCAATACAACATCTCAGGCCAATGGCCCCTCACCCGTGAAATCTCTGTATTGGGTCGCTGGGGTTACGATGCGCTTACTACTAAAACTTTAAACAGCCTAGTGGCTCTAGAGTGGATGCGGGATTGCTGGACTTTCCGTGGAGCATATTCACAAGTGCTCAATACTTCGCAAATTACTACCACTCAAGTTTTATTCCAAATAGAATTTAGGGGCTTTGGTAGCGCGGGAAGCAATCCAGTTGATATCATGAAGCTTAATGTTCCAGGATATATGCCTACTTCTAAGCCTATACCACCTTCCATATATGAGAACTATCAATGA
- a CDS encoding aminoglycoside phosphotransferase family protein, whose protein sequence is MTDSRLDTLRSWLKGLKPSWQLDLPSLAPASADASFRRYFRIESKNPEFGTLIVMDAPPQHEPLDAFLKVDLLLAEAGLNVPKILEQNVVEGFLLLNDLGTKTYLAELNPESADHLYKDATHALVQMQLASKPDVLPNYDEALLQRELDLFPEWYLKKHLQMELMEVQESQIKQAFALIIKNNLAQEKVYVHRDFHSRNLMVTEVNNPGVIDFQDAVYGPITYDAASLWRDAYIAWPEERVIDWVIKFWEEGRKAGLPMTDDFGQFYRDFEWMGLQRHLKVLGIFARLFHRDGKDGYLKDIPLVLEYAIATAHRYIELKPLARILESTRTSVTQNKSV, encoded by the coding sequence ATGACTGACTCTCGCTTAGACACCCTCCGCAGCTGGCTAAAAGGCCTCAAACCTAGCTGGCAATTAGATCTCCCCAGTTTGGCCCCTGCCTCGGCAGATGCCAGCTTTCGACGGTATTTCCGAATTGAGTCGAAAAATCCGGAATTTGGGACTTTGATCGTGATGGATGCCCCACCCCAACATGAGCCCCTAGATGCCTTTTTAAAGGTGGATTTATTGCTCGCGGAAGCAGGTTTAAATGTTCCTAAAATTTTGGAACAGAACGTTGTTGAAGGCTTTCTTTTACTCAATGACTTGGGCACCAAAACTTACTTAGCAGAGCTTAATCCTGAGAGCGCTGATCACCTTTACAAAGATGCGACGCATGCTCTAGTACAGATGCAATTGGCGAGCAAGCCAGACGTATTGCCAAACTATGATGAAGCTCTACTGCAACGCGAATTAGATTTGTTTCCGGAGTGGTATTTGAAGAAGCATCTCCAAATGGAATTAATGGAGGTTCAAGAGTCCCAAATCAAACAAGCATTTGCACTCATCATTAAAAATAATTTAGCTCAAGAAAAAGTGTACGTACATCGCGACTTTCATTCACGCAATCTCATGGTGACGGAAGTGAATAATCCAGGTGTGATTGATTTTCAAGATGCAGTGTATGGGCCAATTACTTACGACGCAGCCTCATTATGGCGCGATGCTTACATTGCATGGCCTGAAGAACGCGTCATTGATTGGGTGATTAAATTCTGGGAGGAAGGTCGCAAAGCTGGGCTACCCATGACCGATGATTTTGGACAGTTCTATCGTGACTTTGAATGGATGGGTTTGCAGCGCCACCTCAAAGTCTTAGGTATTTTTGCCAGACTCTTTCATCGAGATGGCAAAGATGGATACCTCAAAGATATTCCTTTAGTTTTGGAATACGCGATTGCGACTGCCCATCGATATATTGAACTTAAACCGT